The following proteins are co-located in the Agromyces laixinhei genome:
- a CDS encoding PadR family transcriptional regulator — protein MSGSYMGNGFTGHSGGWGHGQGHPGPNLWEAIDQLRGMFEQKVAPRMGRGDVRAAVLALLAERPMHGYQIIGEIAERSGGAWKPSAGSVYPTLQLLADEGLISAEESNGRKTYSLTEAGQAEAEASADRPAPWQTSGARDSGPMGALPKAGIELAQAAAQLGRTGTPEQIAQAVEVIDDARRRLYSILAQS, from the coding sequence ATGAGCGGTTCGTACATGGGCAACGGCTTCACCGGCCATTCCGGCGGGTGGGGGCACGGGCAGGGCCACCCGGGGCCGAATCTCTGGGAGGCGATAGATCAGCTTCGCGGCATGTTCGAGCAGAAGGTCGCCCCGCGGATGGGCCGGGGCGACGTGCGCGCGGCGGTGCTCGCGCTGCTCGCCGAGCGGCCGATGCACGGCTACCAGATCATCGGCGAGATCGCCGAGCGCAGCGGCGGGGCATGGAAGCCGAGCGCGGGCTCGGTCTACCCGACACTGCAGTTGCTCGCCGATGAGGGGCTCATCAGCGCCGAGGAGTCGAACGGCCGCAAGACCTACTCGCTGACCGAAGCGGGCCAGGCCGAGGCCGAGGCATCCGCTGATCGCCCGGCGCCCTGGCAGACCTCGGGCGCACGCGACTCCGGGCCGATGGGGGCGCTGCCGAAGGCCGGCATCGAACTCGCGCAGGCGGCGGCGCAGCTCGGGCGCACGGGCACTCCCGAGCAGATCGCTCAGGCCGTCGAAGTGATCGACGACGCGCGTCGTCGTCTCTACTCGATCCTCGCTCAGAGCTGA
- a CDS encoding ABC1 kinase family protein — translation MPSARRSPRDSTPDVGNTRARYRRILRFAARHIVQTWWFELVLPRLGMAKVAARSREARLTRIAERFHVLAVDLGGLMIKVGQYLSSRLDVLPPEITRELAGLQDEVPPVPFDRVRRLAEAELGVELERAYTWFDETPLAAASLGQAHRARLSAIDAADTGLEEAVVKVQRPGIETIVDVDLAALRRVAGWLSRVRFVSSHVDLPSLVEEFAATSLQEIDYLQEARNAERFAESFAGDPRVAAPEVVWERTTRRVLTLADVTAIKINDRDALVAAGIDPKAVAKQFAAVMFDQLFRDGFFHADPHPGNIFVTPVEQVTDAAEPAYRLTFIDFGMMGEVPDGLRRGLQQLMLAVAARDGTRLVEAIRGVGILLPSAETAELERAMAELFARFGGMGLAELQKVDQHELRSFAIEFGEVMRALPFQLPENFLLIIRAMSLTSGMCSSLDPDFNMWDAVEPYAAQLLRDERGNIVQALGHEALSFAGTLARLPKRLDALADRVEEGRLVANSPRIEQRMARLERTAGRIVSAVVFAGLFIGGILLRRDEPVWGGVLIAVSAIPLLHALLAGVFRRRGPR, via the coding sequence GTGCCCTCGGCACGTCGGAGCCCACGAGACTCGACGCCCGATGTCGGCAACACGCGGGCGCGCTACCGACGCATCCTGCGGTTCGCCGCACGACACATCGTGCAGACCTGGTGGTTCGAGCTGGTGCTGCCCCGCCTGGGCATGGCGAAGGTTGCGGCGCGCAGCAGAGAGGCGCGGTTGACTCGCATCGCCGAGCGCTTCCACGTGCTCGCGGTCGACCTCGGCGGTCTCATGATCAAGGTCGGCCAGTACCTGTCGTCTCGGCTCGACGTGCTGCCGCCCGAGATCACGCGCGAGCTCGCCGGGCTCCAGGACGAAGTACCGCCCGTGCCGTTCGACCGGGTCCGGCGCCTCGCCGAGGCCGAGCTGGGTGTTGAGCTCGAGCGCGCGTACACCTGGTTCGACGAGACACCCCTGGCGGCGGCATCCCTCGGTCAGGCGCACCGCGCGCGGCTCTCCGCGATCGATGCCGCCGACACCGGGCTCGAGGAGGCCGTCGTCAAGGTGCAGCGACCGGGCATCGAGACGATCGTCGATGTCGACCTGGCGGCGCTGCGCCGCGTCGCCGGTTGGCTCAGCCGCGTGCGTTTCGTCTCGAGCCATGTCGATCTCCCCTCGCTCGTCGAGGAGTTCGCGGCCACGAGCCTGCAGGAGATCGACTACCTGCAGGAGGCGCGCAACGCCGAGCGGTTCGCCGAGAGCTTCGCCGGCGACCCGCGAGTCGCCGCGCCCGAAGTCGTCTGGGAGCGCACGACGCGCCGCGTGCTGACGCTCGCCGACGTGACGGCGATCAAGATCAACGACCGCGATGCCCTGGTGGCAGCGGGCATCGACCCGAAGGCGGTCGCGAAGCAGTTCGCGGCCGTCATGTTCGACCAGCTCTTCCGCGACGGCTTCTTCCACGCCGACCCGCACCCCGGCAACATCTTCGTCACGCCGGTCGAGCAAGTGACGGATGCCGCAGAGCCGGCGTATCGACTGACCTTCATCGACTTCGGCATGATGGGCGAGGTGCCCGACGGGCTGCGCCGCGGCCTGCAGCAGCTGATGCTCGCGGTCGCCGCGCGTGACGGCACACGTCTGGTCGAGGCCATCCGCGGGGTCGGCATCCTGCTGCCGTCGGCCGAGACGGCGGAGCTCGAGCGAGCGATGGCCGAGCTGTTCGCGCGCTTCGGGGGCATGGGCCTCGCCGAACTCCAGAAGGTCGACCAGCACGAGCTGCGCAGCTTCGCGATCGAGTTCGGCGAGGTCATGCGGGCCCTGCCGTTCCAGCTGCCCGAGAACTTCCTGCTCATCATCCGCGCGATGTCGTTGACGTCGGGCATGTGCAGTTCGCTCGACCCCGACTTCAACATGTGGGACGCCGTCGAGCCCTACGCCGCACAGCTCCTGCGCGACGAGCGCGGCAACATCGTGCAGGCGCTGGGGCACGAGGCACTGTCATTCGCGGGCACGCTCGCGCGGCTGCCGAAGCGCCTCGATGCGCTCGCCGACCGCGTGGAGGAGGGGCGCCTCGTCGCGAACTCGCCGCGGATCGAGCAGCGGATGGCGCGGCTCGAGCGCACGGCAGGGCGGATCGTCTCGGCGGTGGTGTTCGCGGGCCTGTTCATCGGCGGCATCCTGCTTCGCCGTGACGAGCCGGTGTGGGGCGGCGTGCTGATCGCGGTCTCGGCGATCCCGCTGCTGCACGCCCTGCTCGCCGGGGTGTTCCGGCGACGCGGGCCGCGGTGA
- a CDS encoding antibiotic biosynthesis monooxygenase family protein: MNVTSEKDSLRSAVPRGLQQELSDMFAVIGKWDVPGSREDAIEGLTSNVIPFIRTLPGFISARFARAVDSGSYYSYLVFDDRPSAERFVTVSAPSRRPAQAEAGVERVAEFVVVEVLADVDADAAVPA, from the coding sequence GTGAATGTCACTAGTGAAAAAGACAGCCTTCGTTCGGCTGTGCCGAGAGGGCTCCAGCAGGAGTTGAGCGACATGTTTGCAGTGATCGGAAAATGGGACGTTCCGGGCTCACGCGAAGACGCCATCGAAGGGCTGACGTCGAATGTGATCCCGTTCATCCGCACGTTGCCGGGCTTCATCAGCGCCCGGTTCGCGCGGGCGGTCGACAGCGGCTCGTACTACAGCTATCTCGTCTTCGACGATCGCCCGAGCGCCGAGCGATTCGTGACGGTTTCGGCTCCTTCGCGCCGGCCGGCCCAGGCTGAGGCGGGGGTCGAGCGAGTGGCGGAGTTCGTCGTCGTCGAAGTTCTGGCAGATGTCGATGCCGATGCCGCCGTGCCTGCGTAG
- a CDS encoding TetR/AcrR family transcriptional regulator, which translates to MSRVKDADAERTPPTRRERAKATRAAIISAATTEFAANGYQGTTMSMIAARAGVAVQTVHFVFHTKGELLTAAVSVAVLGDEAPIPPERTEWFRALLEEPDPYAVLAGFVRHGGAILVRASAMNEVARSAAPADPDAAAAFEQLERLRAEGYRTVVEHVATKGAFRGALDVDSATDVLVTLLSPRTYLSLTVDRGWSADRALEWLADTVPLAILQPRTAANGVEPQVEHARATAPRRSP; encoded by the coding sequence ATGAGCAGAGTCAAGGATGCCGACGCCGAGCGCACTCCGCCGACCCGGCGGGAGCGGGCCAAGGCCACCCGGGCCGCCATCATCAGCGCCGCGACGACCGAGTTCGCCGCGAACGGCTACCAGGGCACGACGATGTCGATGATCGCCGCACGCGCCGGGGTCGCGGTGCAGACCGTGCACTTCGTCTTCCACACGAAGGGAGAGCTGCTCACCGCGGCGGTGAGCGTCGCCGTGCTCGGCGACGAAGCACCCATCCCGCCCGAGCGAACGGAGTGGTTCCGCGCACTCCTCGAGGAGCCCGATCCATACGCCGTGCTGGCCGGCTTCGTTCGACACGGAGGCGCGATCCTCGTCAGGGCGAGCGCCATGAACGAGGTGGCGCGGTCTGCAGCCCCGGCCGACCCCGACGCCGCGGCCGCCTTCGAGCAACTCGAGCGACTCCGTGCAGAGGGGTACCGAACGGTCGTCGAGCACGTCGCGACCAAGGGCGCCTTTCGAGGCGCACTGGACGTCGATTCGGCCACCGACGTGCTCGTCACGCTGTTGAGTCCGAGAACCTACCTGTCGCTGACGGTCGATCGAGGATGGTCGGCCGACCGCGCGCTGGAGTGGCTCGCCGACACCGTGCCGCTCGCCATTCTGCAGCCGCGAACCGCCGCGAACGGCGTCGAACCCCAGGTCGAGCACGCGCGGGCTACAGCCCCTCGGCGATCTCCTTGA
- a CDS encoding ArsR/SmtB family transcription factor, producing MTTGTLVPVFAALGDETRWSILAALGEGDASASALAGRLPVTRQAIAKHLAVLEEAGLVEPVRVGREVRYRVLGSQLSATAHRLDAIGAEWQRRLVAIKEIAEGL from the coding sequence GTGACCACCGGAACGCTGGTCCCGGTGTTCGCCGCACTCGGCGACGAGACCCGGTGGAGCATCCTCGCGGCCCTCGGCGAGGGCGACGCATCCGCGTCGGCCCTCGCCGGGCGCCTGCCCGTCACCCGTCAGGCGATCGCCAAGCACCTCGCTGTGCTGGAGGAGGCCGGCCTCGTCGAACCGGTGCGGGTCGGCCGTGAGGTGCGGTACCGCGTGCTCGGCTCGCAGCTGAGTGCCACCGCGCATCGACTGGATGCGATCGGTGCCGAGTGGCAGCGCCGTCTCGTCGCGATCAAGGAGATCGCCGAGGGGCTGTAG
- a CDS encoding SRPBCC family protein encodes MTDNAASVIDEGTFTVRRTIRIAAPVEKVWAAVTEPEHISDWFGRTVLDGTGAGAQGTITFPEYGSVPLRVEAADAPRLVSYRWSNDDALGRRVDTLDDRSTVFTFTLEAVPGGTELTVVETGFDRTSDPAANMASHAEGWVVELDKLVALLEGDA; translated from the coding sequence ATGACTGACAACGCGGCATCCGTCATCGACGAGGGCACGTTCACCGTGCGGCGAACCATCCGCATCGCCGCGCCCGTCGAGAAGGTGTGGGCAGCCGTCACCGAGCCCGAGCACATCTCCGATTGGTTCGGGCGCACCGTACTCGACGGGACAGGCGCCGGCGCACAGGGCACCATCACATTCCCCGAGTACGGCTCCGTGCCGTTGCGGGTCGAGGCGGCGGATGCCCCGCGCCTGGTGTCGTACCGGTGGAGCAACGACGACGCACTCGGGCGCCGCGTCGACACGCTCGACGATCGCTCGACGGTCTTCACCTTCACCCTCGAGGCGGTGCCCGGTGGCACCGAACTCACCGTCGTGGAGACCGGATTCGACCGCACCTCCGATCCGGCCGCCAATATGGCGAGCCACGCCGAGGGCTGGGTCGTCGAGCTCGACAAGCTCGTCGCCCTGCTCGAAGGTGACGCGTGA
- a CDS encoding metallopeptidase family protein, protein MVEISDDDFERMVADEFDALPDDMVRGLENVGIVVENQPMGERPRLFGLYRGHPLTTRGVYGFGELPDRITLYKNNLQEHSSDLDSLRSRVHITLVHEIGHYFGLDDARLRELGWA, encoded by the coding sequence ATGGTCGAGATCTCCGACGACGACTTCGAGCGAATGGTGGCCGACGAGTTCGATGCGCTCCCCGACGACATGGTGCGCGGGCTCGAGAACGTCGGAATCGTCGTCGAGAATCAGCCGATGGGGGAGCGGCCACGGCTGTTCGGGCTGTACCGCGGGCATCCGCTGACCACGCGCGGCGTCTACGGTTTCGGGGAGCTACCCGACCGCATCACGCTCTACAAGAACAACCTGCAGGAGCACAGCTCCGATCTCGACTCGCTGCGTTCGCGGGTACACATCACGCTCGTGCACGAGATCGGTCACTACTTCGGGCTCGACGACGCGCGGCTCCGAGAGCTCGGCTGGGCGTAG
- a CDS encoding low temperature requirement protein A produces MSAEASEQIAVTDRDPSRAHWMELFFDLIFVALVGQLAHPLHDHPSVAGLLLFTALFASVWWSWVNLTFTVNIMPSLSRRQLALVMLAAMFAVGAIAVAAPEATGERAWLFAAGNAALRLVLLGLWIAQSWRVGAASRTRLLIYNGATAVLWFVSIWLPSPWMFALWGLSIVVEVTLLVTSSSNWAARVLPRMNTEHLSERFGLLVVIVLGESVLSSVAALNESWGLASGIVAILGLGVISLLAWSFFMYGTDAMRVGLEDLRAAGDYRAIRDTVAFLPFLIVAGVTAISGALDSAIQHPDEVLPGASAIALCAGIAVFYATNAVISLRFGRQLRAVLGWAIPALLLTIALGIAAAVVDAALAIAAAVIVLAVIVATSEITNRRKLRGDAV; encoded by the coding sequence ATGAGCGCCGAAGCATCCGAGCAGATCGCGGTCACCGACCGTGATCCGTCACGTGCCCACTGGATGGAACTGTTCTTCGACCTCATCTTCGTGGCGCTCGTCGGCCAACTCGCCCACCCGCTGCACGACCACCCATCGGTCGCCGGCCTGCTGCTGTTCACCGCCCTGTTCGCCTCGGTGTGGTGGTCGTGGGTCAATCTGACCTTCACGGTGAACATCATGCCGTCGCTCAGCCGGCGGCAGCTGGCACTCGTGATGCTCGCCGCGATGTTCGCGGTCGGTGCCATCGCGGTCGCCGCCCCCGAGGCGACCGGCGAGCGTGCGTGGCTCTTCGCCGCGGGCAACGCGGCGCTGCGGCTCGTGCTGCTCGGCCTCTGGATCGCACAGTCGTGGCGCGTCGGCGCAGCGTCGCGAACGCGCCTGCTCATCTACAACGGCGCAACGGCTGTGCTCTGGTTCGTGTCGATCTGGCTGCCGAGTCCGTGGATGTTCGCACTCTGGGGCCTCAGCATCGTCGTCGAGGTGACGCTGCTCGTCACCTCGAGCAGCAACTGGGCCGCCCGGGTGCTGCCGCGCATGAACACCGAGCATCTCTCGGAGCGGTTCGGGCTGCTCGTGGTCATCGTGCTCGGCGAGTCCGTGCTCTCGAGCGTCGCCGCGCTCAACGAGAGCTGGGGCCTTGCCTCGGGAATCGTTGCGATACTCGGCCTCGGCGTGATCTCGCTGCTCGCGTGGTCGTTCTTCATGTACGGCACCGATGCGATGCGCGTCGGTCTCGAAGACCTGCGCGCGGCCGGTGACTACCGGGCGATCCGCGACACGGTCGCCTTCCTGCCGTTCCTCATCGTCGCGGGCGTGACGGCGATCTCGGGCGCGCTCGACAGTGCGATCCAGCACCCGGATGAGGTGCTGCCCGGGGCATCCGCCATCGCCCTCTGCGCGGGCATCGCCGTCTTCTACGCGACGAACGCGGTCATCTCGCTCCGCTTCGGGCGGCAGCTTCGCGCGGTGCTCGGTTGGGCGATTCCCGCGCTGCTGCTGACGATCGCGCTTGGAATCGCGGCTGCGGTGGTCGACGCAGCGCTCGCGATCGCCGCTGCGGTGATCGTGCTCGCCGTCATCGTCGCGACATCCGAGATCACGAACCGGCGCAAGCTGCGGGGTGACGCCGTGTGA
- a CDS encoding RNA polymerase sigma-70 factor, translating into MTDDLFVTHRGLLFTVAYEMLGSAADAEDVLQDSWLRWNQVDRSEVRDPRAYLVRIVTRQSLNHLRTSARRRESYVGEWLPEPLLTSPDVADDVELAESVSIAMLTVLETLGPTERAVFVLREVFDVPYDEISEAVDKSPAAVRQIAHRAKEHVTARRPRVAVDRAEQEAVVAKFLAAANSGDLQGLMDVLAPDVVSVADGGGLVRGAAPRPIHGADKIARYLIGGLAKLGLPFEGKPTWVNGHPAVRGEIGGELAGTISFEIEGGRITRIFSVANPQKLGRLDVAAQLVR; encoded by the coding sequence ATGACCGACGATCTGTTTGTCACCCATCGCGGCCTGCTCTTCACGGTCGCCTACGAGATGCTCGGCTCCGCGGCCGACGCGGAAGACGTGCTGCAGGATTCCTGGTTGAGATGGAATCAGGTCGACCGCAGCGAGGTGCGCGATCCCCGCGCGTACCTCGTGCGGATCGTGACTCGGCAGTCGCTCAACCACCTGCGCACGTCGGCGCGTCGGCGCGAGTCGTACGTGGGGGAGTGGCTGCCCGAGCCGCTGCTCACGAGTCCGGATGTCGCCGACGACGTCGAGCTCGCCGAGAGCGTGTCGATCGCGATGCTGACGGTGCTCGAGACGCTGGGTCCGACCGAACGCGCGGTGTTCGTGCTGCGCGAGGTGTTCGACGTGCCGTACGACGAGATCTCCGAAGCCGTCGACAAGTCGCCGGCGGCCGTGCGGCAGATCGCCCACCGCGCGAAGGAGCACGTCACCGCCCGCCGCCCGCGTGTCGCGGTCGATCGCGCCGAGCAGGAGGCCGTCGTCGCGAAGTTCCTCGCCGCGGCCAATTCGGGTGACCTGCAAGGGCTGATGGACGTGCTCGCACCCGACGTGGTCTCCGTCGCCGACGGCGGCGGACTCGTGCGCGGTGCCGCGCCCCGGCCGATCCACGGAGCCGACAAGATCGCCCGCTACCTGATCGGCGGGCTCGCGAAGCTCGGGTTGCCGTTCGAGGGAAAGCCGACCTGGGTGAACGGGCATCCTGCGGTTCGCGGCGAGATCGGCGGCGAGCTCGCCGGCACGATCTCGTTCGAGATCGAGGGCGGGCGCATCACCCGCATCTTCTCGGTCGCCAACCCGCAGAAGCTCGGTCGGCTCGACGTGGCGGCGCAGCTGGTGCGGTAG
- a CDS encoding carboxymuconolactone decarboxylase family protein gives MTTDTRIPPTELTGLFGTVVKVGARRMLGRVPDSMGVLAHHPALMRASMGIGRKIESLHELDRNLASYAVMATAATIGCSWCLDFNYYKSHNEGLDEEKARHVPNWREASVFTPLERHVMEYAEAMSQTPPAVTDELSATLLDELGPAALIELTAKVAFMNMSSRMNVALGIHSEGYADSCELPPLAARSSETDGVQADVVGSAT, from the coding sequence ATGACCACCGATACCCGAATTCCGCCGACCGAGCTCACCGGACTCTTCGGCACCGTCGTGAAGGTCGGAGCCCGCCGGATGCTCGGCAGGGTGCCCGACTCGATGGGCGTGCTCGCACACCACCCCGCCCTCATGCGGGCGTCGATGGGCATCGGCCGCAAGATCGAGTCGCTGCACGAACTCGACCGCAACCTCGCGTCGTACGCCGTCATGGCAACAGCGGCGACCATCGGCTGCAGTTGGTGCCTCGACTTCAACTACTACAAGTCGCACAACGAGGGCCTCGACGAGGAGAAGGCCAGGCACGTGCCGAACTGGCGCGAGGCATCCGTGTTCACGCCCCTCGAGCGCCACGTCATGGAATACGCCGAGGCGATGAGCCAGACCCCGCCAGCCGTCACTGACGAGTTGTCGGCCACGCTGCTCGACGAACTCGGCCCAGCCGCGCTCATCGAGCTCACCGCCAAGGTCGCGTTCATGAACATGAGTTCGCGCATGAACGTCGCGCTCGGCATCCATTCCGAGGGCTATGCCGACTCGTGCGAGCTGCCGCCGCTCGCCGCCCGCTCGTCGGAGACGGACGGCGTTCAGGCCGATGTCGTAGGGTCGGCGACATGA
- a CDS encoding aminoglycoside phosphotransferase family protein, which produces MARNALHDDELPIDGDVVASLIHRERPEWEDLRLAPVGGGTDNVLFRLGDALLVRLPRTPGGVASLRKERSWLPRLAPSLSLRVPEPVHTGSPHDEYPLEWSVYRWIEGAPPAPDTVSDWARFGAELAGFVSALHRTDLMGAERADELSWYRGGSLRETEQWMGPNFDDARPLVDADLDVDRLERWWRDALALPDSSAAQVWLHGDLRPVNLLAHSGRLHAVIDFGALSVGAPDAEHAAIWDYPLPACLAYWDALDLDEPTWLRARAWAIAVAISGIPYYWNTYPEFVAECRARLSAILAFGER; this is translated from the coding sequence ATGGCCCGCAATGCCCTGCATGACGACGAACTTCCCATCGATGGCGACGTCGTGGCGTCGCTCATCCACCGAGAGCGCCCCGAGTGGGAAGATCTCCGGCTGGCCCCGGTCGGTGGCGGCACCGACAATGTGCTGTTCCGCCTCGGCGACGCCCTGTTGGTACGGCTGCCGCGCACGCCGGGCGGTGTCGCCTCGCTGCGCAAGGAGCGCTCGTGGTTGCCACGCCTTGCCCCGTCGCTGTCGTTGCGGGTGCCCGAGCCGGTGCACACCGGGTCACCGCACGATGAGTATCCGCTGGAGTGGTCGGTGTATCGCTGGATCGAGGGCGCACCGCCGGCACCCGACACGGTGAGCGACTGGGCGCGGTTCGGCGCCGAGCTCGCCGGGTTCGTCAGCGCGCTGCACCGCACCGACCTCATGGGAGCCGAACGGGCCGACGAACTCAGCTGGTATCGCGGCGGCAGCCTCCGGGAAACCGAGCAGTGGATGGGGCCCAACTTCGATGATGCCCGCCCACTGGTCGATGCCGACCTCGACGTCGACCGGCTCGAACGCTGGTGGCGCGACGCGCTCGCGCTGCCCGATTCTTCGGCGGCGCAGGTGTGGCTGCACGGCGATCTGCGCCCGGTTAACCTGCTCGCACACTCCGGACGCCTGCATGCGGTCATCGACTTCGGCGCCCTCTCGGTCGGCGCCCCCGACGCCGAACACGCTGCCATCTGGGACTACCCGCTTCCGGCGTGCCTCGCCTACTGGGACGCGCTCGACCTCGACGAGCCGACCTGGCTGCGTGCCCGCGCGTGGGCGATCGCCGTCGCGATCAGCGGCATCCCGTACTACTGGAACACCTACCCCGAGTTCGTCGCCGAGTGCCGGGCGCGGCTCAGTGCGATCCTCGCCTTCGGTGAACGGTGA
- a CDS encoding AAA family ATPase, which produces MRIVVSGTHASGKTTLIDDFVAAHPEFERWGDPFELVDASLDEPDASTFFEQLVSSTRRLTATDAADRPVIAERGPIDFLAYLAALESLRRGGRSATLFERGFGPTAEAMRHVDLLVVLPLHHRDALRVADDDDLELRAAMDEELLELVDDPDLVGERTRVIEVSGDRAARLAALERALVDGS; this is translated from the coding sequence ATGCGCATCGTCGTCTCGGGCACGCACGCGAGCGGCAAGACCACCCTCATCGACGACTTCGTCGCTGCGCACCCCGAGTTCGAGCGGTGGGGCGACCCGTTCGAGCTCGTCGACGCCTCGCTCGACGAACCCGACGCGTCGACGTTCTTCGAGCAACTCGTGTCGAGTACTCGCCGGTTGACGGCGACGGATGCCGCAGACCGCCCGGTCATCGCCGAGCGAGGGCCGATCGACTTCCTCGCGTACCTGGCGGCGCTCGAGTCGTTGCGCCGGGGCGGCCGGTCGGCCACGCTGTTCGAGCGCGGCTTCGGCCCGACCGCGGAGGCGATGCGGCACGTCGATCTGCTCGTGGTGCTGCCACTGCATCATCGCGATGCCCTTCGGGTCGCCGACGACGACGACCTCGAGCTTCGCGCGGCGATGGATGAGGAGCTGCTCGAACTCGTCGACGATCCCGATCTCGTGGGCGAGCGCACTCGCGTCATCGAGGTCAGCGGCGACCGTGCGGCGCGCCTCGCGGCACTCGAGCGCGCCCTCGTGGACGGGAGCTGA
- a CDS encoding ATP-binding cassette domain-containing protein gives MPQNVRLGYLRQENDLPLQRRASEVYATHVDALHAAGRMHASEAIGLSQLGLLRARESSKRIGELSMGQQRRLDLALVLAARPHVLLLDEPTIHLSIALVDELTEALAGGGRARFI, from the coding sequence ATGCCGCAGAACGTACGTCTGGGCTACCTGCGGCAAGAGAACGACCTGCCGCTGCAGCGGCGCGCGAGTGAGGTCTACGCGACCCACGTCGATGCGCTTCACGCAGCAGGGAGGATGCATGCGTCGGAAGCGATCGGGCTCTCGCAACTCGGCCTCCTGCGCGCTCGTGAGTCGAGCAAGCGGATCGGTGAGCTGTCGATGGGACAGCAACGACGCCTCGACCTCGCGCTGGTGCTGGCGGCAAGACCCCACGTGCTGCTGCTCGACGAACCCACCATCCACCTCTCGATCGCCCTCGTCGACGAACTCACCGAAGCGCTCGCAGGCGGCGGTCGTGCTCGATTCATTTGA
- a CDS encoding TetR/AcrR family transcriptional regulator, with product MGSPAREYDMTARAAATARTRERLLLAARERFADRHYDDVTLAEVAGAAGVTVQTLLNHFGSKEGMLAAAAEAFAGVVADLRGPVEPGDLDGAVDALMRHYEVLGDANWRLVADAERQTVLGSLLDGARAAHRAWIEAVFAPHLTAADRGGDHLTAAGRGGDREETVAALYAVTDVGTWKLLRRDLGRSPEVTRAVLRRLIAGQLERG from the coding sequence ATGGGCTCTCCCGCTCGCGAGTACGACATGACGGCACGCGCCGCCGCGACCGCGCGCACGCGCGAGCGACTCCTCCTGGCCGCGCGCGAGCGATTCGCCGACCGCCACTACGACGACGTCACGCTCGCTGAGGTCGCGGGGGCGGCCGGGGTCACGGTGCAGACCCTGCTGAACCACTTCGGTTCGAAAGAGGGCATGCTCGCTGCGGCGGCCGAGGCCTTCGCCGGCGTGGTCGCCGACCTGCGCGGCCCGGTCGAGCCGGGCGATCTCGACGGCGCCGTCGATGCACTGATGCGTCACTACGAGGTGCTCGGCGACGCGAACTGGCGGCTCGTCGCCGACGCCGAGCGTCAGACCGTGCTGGGCAGCCTGCTCGACGGCGCTCGAGCCGCCCACCGCGCGTGGATCGAGGCGGTCTTCGCGCCCCACCTCACCGCTGCCGACCGCGGAGGCGACCACCTCACCGCTGCCGGCCGCGGAGGCGACCGCGAAGAGACGGTCGCCGCGCTCTACGCCGTCACCGACGTCGGCACGTGGAAACTCCTGCGGCGCGACCTTGGCCGCTCGCCCGAGGTGACGCGCGCCGTGCTTCGCCGGCTCATCGCCGGTCAACTCGAGAGGGGTTGA